The following coding sequences lie in one Crassostrea angulata isolate pt1a10 chromosome 10, ASM2561291v2, whole genome shotgun sequence genomic window:
- the LOC128166679 gene encoding mitochondrial import inner membrane translocase subunit Tim29-like — protein MAARVLQKFKPTLPEKFKGGKLEKIGSFIYSIINDYKVVAQETIQDCKDRPVKASLYISLLSFVGVLYKTNPTERDFRQELIEDGQEMLLIGEPIRNVNTDKYLCRLLEAQRDGRLKYQSLLLFSIIYFDNLSKESDLYEARCKLIKPHWMDFHKNIVEVGILGRFLNLRKAMLDYDVNPEEWDAQGMPVNPLKLTSLI, from the exons ATGGCTGCCAGAGTTTTACAGAAATTTAAACCAACGTTACCAGAAAAGTTTAAAGGAGGAAAATTAGAGAAAATTG GTAGCTTTATTTATAGCATCATCAATGACTACAAAGTAGTTGCCCAGGAGACCATTCAAGACTGTAAAGACCGCCCAGTGAAAGCATCCCTCTATATATCCCTACTGTCATTTGTTGGAGTTCTCTACAAAACAAATCCGACAGAGAGAGATTTCCGGCAAGAGTTAATAGAAGATGGTCAAGAAATGTTGTTAATTGGTGAACCAATCCGTAATGTAAACACTGACAAATACCTCTGTAGACTTTTGGAAGCCCAGCGAGATGGGCGGTTAAAATACCAAAGTCTCTTATTATTCTCtatcatttattttgacaatctgtCAAAAGAATCAGACTTGTATGAAGCTAGGTGTAAACTTATTAAGCCGCACTGGATGGATTTTCACAAGAATATTGTAGAGGTTGGAATATTGGGTCGGTTCCTGAATTTACGGAAGGCTATGTTAGACTATGATGTGAATCCAGAGGAATGGGATGCTCAGGGAATGCCTGTAAATCCACTGAAGCTAACATCATTGATATGA